The Mastomys coucha isolate ucsf_1 unplaced genomic scaffold, UCSF_Mcou_1 pScaffold13, whole genome shotgun sequence genome has a window encoding:
- the Mc4r gene encoding melanocortin receptor 4, with protein sequence MNSTHHHGMYTSLHLWNRSSYGLLHGNASESLGKGHSDGGCYEQLFVSPEVFVTLGVISLLENILVIVAIAKNKNLHSPMYFFICSLAVADMLVSVSNGSETIVITLLNSTDTDAQSFTVNIDNVIDSVICSSLLASICSLLSIAVDRYFTIFYALQYHNIMTVRRVGIIISCIWAACTVSGVLFIIYSDSSAVIICLISMFFTMLVLMASLYVHMFLMARLHIKRIAVLPGTGTIRQGANMKGAITLTILIGVFVVCWAPFFLHLLFYISCPQNPYCVCFMSHFNLYLILIMCNAVIDPLIYALRSQELRKTFKEIICFYPLGGICELPGRY encoded by the coding sequence ATGAACTCCACCCACCACCATGGGATGTATACTTCCCTCCACCTCTGGAACCGTAGCAGCTACGGGCTGCTGCACGGTAATGCCAGCGAGTCGCTGGGGAAGGGGCACTCAGACGGAGGATGCTATGAGCAACTTTTTGTCTCCCCGGAGGTGTTCGTGACTCTGGGTGTCATAAGCCTATTGGAGAACATTCTAGTGATCGTGGCGATAGCCAAGAACAAGAACCTGCACTCCCCCATGTACTTTTTCATCTGTAGCCTGGCTGTGGCAGATATGCTGGTGAGCGTTTCGAATGGGTCGGAAACCATCGTCATCACCTTGCTCAACAGTACAGATACGGACGCCCAGAGCTTCACCGTGAACATTGATAATGTCATTGACTCTGTGATCTGTAGCTCCTTGCTTGCATCCATTTGCAGCCTGCTTTCCATTGCCGTGGACAGGTATTTCACTATCTTTTACGCGCTCCAGTACCATAACATTATGACCGTTAGGCGGGTCGGGATCATTATAAGTTGTATCTGGGCAGCTTGCACGGTGTCGGGCGTTCTCTTCATCATTTACTCGGACAGCAGTGCTGTCATCATCTGCCTCATATCCATGTTCTTCACCATGCTGGTTCTCATGGCCTCTCTCTATGTCCACATGTTCCTGATGGCAAGGCTTCACATTAAGAGGATTGCTGTCCTCCCAGGCACAGGTACCATCCGCCAGGGTGCCAACATGAAGGGGGCAATTACCTTGACCATCCTGATTGGAGTCTTTGTGGTCTGCTGGGCCCCATTCTTCCTCCACTTACTGTTCTACATCTCTTGCCCTCAGAATCCATACTGCGTGTGCTTCATGTCTCATTTTAACTTGTATCTCATACTGATCATGTGTAACGCCGTCATCGACCCTCTCATTTATGCCCTCCGAAGTCAAGAACTAAGGAAAACCTTCAAAGAGATCATCTGTTTCTATCCCCTGGGAGGCATCTGTGAGTTGCCTGGCAGGTATTAA